A part of Myxococcus landrumus genomic DNA contains:
- a CDS encoding glycosyltransferase family 2 protein, with the protein MSAIDVSVVMPTHRREKEVVEAIRSVLRQEGVQVEVIVLDDTPEGTARAPVEALGDSRVRYVVNDPPSKGRPAVVRNHGVTLAKGRYLHFLDDDDMLADGALHAMVSSLDAKPQAGVAVGWVVPFGDDADWLKDKSDYFQWAAKVGASTPSSLWTVAHILFRGTLYVNSACMIRREHFAALGGFDANIPVYEDVDFYLRGIRAYGHVYVDRPILHYRTGRPSLMHNLGKDGTLVMQSNDMIHGKYRKTNGMLEYRLLQFFMRAFPFGLTKRLPTLWLPKPGRVP; encoded by the coding sequence ATGTCCGCAATCGATGTCTCCGTGGTGATGCCCACCCACCGGAGAGAAAAGGAAGTGGTGGAGGCCATCCGCTCGGTGCTCCGCCAAGAGGGGGTCCAGGTGGAGGTCATCGTCCTGGACGACACGCCAGAGGGCACCGCGCGAGCACCCGTGGAGGCCCTGGGCGACTCGCGCGTGCGCTACGTGGTGAACGACCCGCCGTCCAAGGGTCGTCCCGCGGTGGTGCGCAACCACGGCGTGACGTTGGCCAAGGGGCGCTACCTGCACTTCCTGGACGACGACGACATGCTCGCGGACGGGGCGCTGCACGCCATGGTGAGCTCGCTGGACGCGAAGCCCCAGGCCGGTGTGGCGGTGGGCTGGGTGGTGCCGTTCGGCGACGACGCGGACTGGCTCAAGGACAAGAGCGACTACTTCCAGTGGGCCGCCAAGGTGGGCGCCAGCACGCCCAGCAGCCTGTGGACGGTGGCGCACATCCTCTTCCGCGGCACGCTGTATGTGAATTCGGCGTGCATGATTCGGCGCGAGCACTTCGCGGCGCTGGGCGGCTTCGACGCCAACATCCCAGTCTATGAGGACGTGGACTTCTACCTGCGCGGCATCCGCGCCTATGGCCATGTCTACGTCGACCGGCCCATCCTCCACTACCGCACCGGCCGGCCGTCGTTGATGCACAACCTGGGCAAGGACGGCACGCTGGTGATGCAGTCCAACGACATGATTCACGGCAAGTACCGCAAGACGAACGGCATGCTGGAGTACCGGCTGCTGCAGTTCTTCATGCGGGCGTTTCCCTTCGGCCTCACCAAGCGTCTGCCGACCCTGTGGTTGCCGAAGCCGGGCCGGGTGCCATGA
- a CDS encoding pyridoxal-dependent decarboxylase, with protein sequence MSLKSRFVGTAKRQMKQTLRPVLQRAMAPARTEIPASYWGLERHPSQGLSLEGVPLKELVERWGSPLHVVHLAALRRNVERFQAVPPGCTAGCEVFYSYKTNPVPGVLSVLHGLGVGAEIISAYELWLALKLGVPADRIVYNGPVKSEASVREAIAQGIQLLAANHAEELGSFARIAAEVGKRPRVAVRVSTDSGWAAQFGTPIAGGAALRAYAQARASSHLNVVGLHAHRGATIRTEGEFTGFVEAVLAFTDTLHLELGLDLEVLDLGGSLCTPSVEHIAERDWRLNLTFFRDVPAPDPAQALGISRYVSLAVEMVESHYARRGRRRPRIFLEPGRAMTGDTQLLLGRVHTLKSGEDRTWAVLDMGVNHAECVRNEYHQLFHVDRPDAPASRVYTVVGPICTPGDTLYHAKRLPDLVPGDTLAIMDAGAYFVPFATSFSYPQPAIIALEEDGTDRLLRRAETFEDQVALDAVDPVQMPRAAQNKTEAA encoded by the coding sequence ATGAGCCTCAAGAGCCGTTTCGTTGGGACCGCCAAGCGGCAGATGAAGCAGACGCTGCGGCCCGTGCTCCAGCGGGCCATGGCGCCCGCGCGCACGGAGATTCCCGCCTCGTACTGGGGCCTGGAGCGCCACCCCTCCCAGGGCCTGAGCCTGGAGGGCGTGCCGCTCAAGGAGCTGGTGGAGCGCTGGGGCTCGCCGCTGCACGTGGTGCACTTGGCGGCGCTGCGCCGCAACGTGGAGCGCTTCCAGGCGGTGCCGCCAGGGTGCACGGCCGGATGCGAGGTCTTCTACTCGTACAAGACGAACCCGGTGCCCGGGGTGCTCTCCGTGCTGCACGGGCTGGGCGTGGGCGCCGAAATCATCTCCGCCTATGAGCTGTGGCTCGCGCTGAAGCTGGGCGTTCCGGCGGACCGCATCGTCTACAACGGGCCGGTGAAGTCGGAGGCCTCCGTGCGCGAGGCCATCGCCCAGGGCATCCAGTTGCTGGCGGCCAACCACGCGGAGGAGCTGGGCAGCTTCGCGCGCATCGCCGCGGAGGTGGGCAAGCGTCCTCGCGTGGCGGTCCGGGTGAGCACGGACAGCGGCTGGGCGGCGCAGTTCGGCACGCCCATCGCCGGGGGCGCGGCGCTGCGTGCGTACGCGCAGGCGCGAGCCTCCTCGCACTTGAACGTGGTGGGCCTGCACGCGCACCGGGGCGCCACCATCCGCACCGAGGGCGAGTTCACCGGCTTCGTGGAAGCGGTGCTGGCCTTCACGGACACGCTGCACCTGGAGCTGGGGCTGGACCTGGAGGTGTTGGATTTGGGTGGCAGCCTCTGCACGCCCTCGGTGGAGCACATCGCCGAGCGCGACTGGCGGCTCAACCTCACCTTCTTCCGCGACGTGCCCGCACCGGACCCCGCCCAGGCGTTGGGCATCTCCCGGTACGTCTCGCTCGCGGTGGAGATGGTGGAGTCGCACTACGCGCGCCGCGGGCGCCGGCGTCCTCGCATCTTCCTGGAGCCGGGCCGCGCCATGACGGGCGACACGCAGCTCCTCCTGGGACGCGTGCACACGCTCAAGTCGGGCGAGGACCGGACGTGGGCGGTGCTCGACATGGGCGTGAACCATGCCGAGTGCGTGCGCAACGAGTACCACCAGCTCTTCCACGTGGACCGGCCGGACGCGCCGGCCTCGCGCGTGTACACGGTGGTGGGCCCCATCTGCACGCCAGGGGACACGCTGTACCACGCCAAGCGCCTGCCGGACCTCGTCCCGGGCGACACGCTGGCCATCATGGATGCGGGTGCGTACTTCGTTCCGTTCGCCACGTCGTTCTCGTATCCCCAGCCCGCCATCATCGCGCTGGAGGAGGACGGCACGGACCGGCTCTTGCGGCGGGCGGAGACGTTCGAGGACCAGGTGGCGCTCGACGCGGTGGACCCGGTGCAGATGCCCCGGGCCGCGCAGAACAAGACCGAGGCCGCGTGA
- a CDS encoding carboxylate--amine ligase: MKRHILSLLTAGLAAGTAMLASTQAAAVMAKAQVPARGVSSRSRRTEDVERLETPQVEAEHVKVEQAVRGREEQRPPVLLFSASFYGTLAAARCFGRNGIDVTVADPGKLGPASWSRFVGRRVQCPPESQPEAFLAWLLDFGRGEPRRHVLYPTSDELAWLVSVHAEELSKYFHLYDPGVEAVYGLLNKRKLFEVGQQVGLTLPRTWFPESEADLEAISREARFPVLIKPTTQILYSTHRKGLPVAEPSQLVEEYRAFARDGYAAMLVNFDPAVARPMVQEFHPEAAQGIYSLSGFVDETGDVFEVRGAMKVLQRPRRLGVGVCFESAPVRQDLADGLKRLCQRLGYHGVFEVEFIQTKDEFLLIDFNPRYYGQMGFDIARGLPLPLMAYHAAVGDTDALGDVVAAARAWKGKGEVFCNRIALEMLLNLQRLSGALPVDEARQWRRWLQSHRDVAVDPLIDSDDMMPSAVEVAQILYGSARHPRAFLRMMVLNR; encoded by the coding sequence ATGAAACGACACATTCTCTCCCTCCTTACCGCCGGGCTTGCCGCGGGCACCGCGATGCTTGCTTCGACGCAGGCCGCCGCCGTCATGGCGAAGGCCCAGGTCCCGGCGCGCGGAGTGTCCTCGCGCTCGCGCAGGACGGAGGACGTGGAAAGACTGGAGACACCACAGGTGGAGGCAGAACACGTGAAGGTGGAGCAGGCGGTGCGCGGGCGCGAGGAACAGCGTCCGCCGGTGCTGCTCTTCTCCGCGAGCTTCTATGGCACGCTCGCCGCCGCGCGCTGCTTCGGGCGCAATGGAATCGACGTCACCGTGGCGGACCCCGGGAAGCTGGGCCCCGCGAGCTGGTCCCGCTTCGTCGGGCGTCGTGTGCAGTGTCCCCCTGAGTCCCAGCCCGAGGCCTTCCTCGCGTGGCTGCTGGACTTCGGCCGAGGAGAGCCTCGCCGGCATGTGCTGTACCCGACGAGCGACGAGCTGGCGTGGCTGGTGTCCGTCCACGCCGAGGAGCTCTCGAAGTACTTCCACCTCTATGACCCCGGCGTGGAGGCGGTGTACGGGCTGCTCAACAAGCGCAAGCTCTTCGAGGTGGGCCAGCAGGTCGGCCTGACGTTGCCGCGCACCTGGTTCCCCGAGTCCGAGGCGGACCTGGAGGCCATCTCGCGCGAGGCCCGCTTCCCGGTCCTCATCAAGCCCACGACGCAGATTCTCTACTCCACGCACCGCAAGGGCCTGCCAGTGGCGGAGCCCTCGCAGCTCGTCGAGGAGTACCGGGCCTTCGCTCGCGATGGGTATGCGGCCATGCTGGTGAACTTCGACCCGGCCGTCGCGCGCCCCATGGTGCAGGAGTTCCATCCGGAAGCCGCGCAGGGCATCTACAGCCTGTCGGGCTTCGTGGACGAGACGGGCGACGTGTTCGAGGTGCGCGGCGCCATGAAGGTGCTCCAGCGTCCGCGCCGGCTGGGCGTGGGCGTGTGCTTCGAGTCCGCGCCCGTGCGTCAGGACCTGGCGGACGGACTCAAGCGTCTGTGCCAGCGGTTGGGCTACCACGGCGTGTTCGAGGTGGAGTTCATCCAGACGAAGGACGAGTTCCTCCTCATCGACTTCAACCCCCGCTACTACGGGCAGATGGGCTTCGACATCGCCCGGGGCCTGCCGCTGCCGCTCATGGCGTACCACGCGGCGGTGGGAGACACGGACGCGCTCGGCGACGTGGTGGCGGCCGCGCGTGCGTGGAAGGGCAAGGGCGAGGTGTTCTGCAACCGCATCGCCCTGGAGATGCTGCTCAACCTCCAGCGGCTGTCGGGCGCGCTCCCCGTGGATGAGGCCCGTCAGTGGCGCCGCTGGCTGCAGTCCCACCGGGACGTGGCGGTGGATCCGCTCATCGACTCGGATGACATGATGCCCTCGGCGGTGGAGGTGGCGCAGATTCTCTACGGCTCCGCGCGCCACCCCCGTGCCTTCCTCCGGATGATGGTGCTCAACCGGTAG
- a CDS encoding methylase: MSTLDAKTRGRTSPGRLRALDAYLCRFEPDLLTRVDGPWTHGVFVDVGFGEHPWTTMESAEAFRSLHPGLSVVGVELDAARAQAAQIHSGPRTHFRPGGFELPLMADESARLVRAMNVLRQGPVERVSEVHHTLGRFLLPSGLLVEGSADPEGSVLTAHLLRRPANGADLPPTREALLFHTTFRHGFAPWQFRDWLPRDLRRRVRPGEPMHAFFQSWNEAWQHARDTGYTLPADAFRESVVRLATQVSGVMVDSWLLDSGYLVWRPEGGIPP; encoded by the coding sequence ATGTCCACGCTCGACGCGAAGACACGGGGGCGCACCTCTCCGGGGCGCCTGCGCGCACTGGATGCCTATCTGTGCCGCTTCGAGCCCGACTTGCTCACCCGCGTCGATGGACCCTGGACCCACGGCGTCTTCGTCGACGTGGGCTTCGGCGAGCACCCATGGACCACGATGGAGAGCGCGGAGGCGTTCCGCTCACTCCACCCAGGGCTCTCCGTGGTGGGCGTGGAGCTGGACGCGGCCCGAGCCCAGGCGGCGCAAATCCACTCAGGACCACGCACCCACTTCCGCCCAGGCGGCTTCGAGCTTCCGCTGATGGCGGATGAGTCCGCCCGGCTCGTGCGGGCCATGAACGTGCTGCGTCAGGGCCCCGTCGAACGGGTCTCCGAGGTCCACCACACCCTCGGCCGCTTCCTCCTCCCCTCGGGCCTGCTCGTCGAGGGCAGCGCCGACCCGGAAGGCTCGGTGCTCACCGCGCACCTGCTGCGTCGACCCGCCAACGGCGCGGACCTCCCACCCACGCGCGAAGCCCTGCTGTTCCACACCACCTTCCGCCACGGCTTCGCCCCCTGGCAGTTCCGCGACTGGCTGCCTCGAGACCTCCGCCGCCGCGTGCGCCCCGGAGAGCCCATGCACGCCTTCTTCCAGTCATGGAACGAAGCCTGGCAACACGCCCGTGACACCGGTTACACCCTCCCCGCCGACGCCTTCCGCGAGTCCGTCGTTCGCCTGGCCACGCAGGTGAGCGGGGTGATGGTGGACTCGTGGCTGCTCGACTCGGGCTACCTCGTGTGGCGGCCCGAAGGAGGCATCCCTCCCTGA
- a CDS encoding OPT/YSL family transporter: MAHPVQPLPSSEPPSSSASASPDQVQPRFGWLPPIGSWKYHVLLSAVALLILGPLGGIAASYMNFSVGFFIGGQVLAGILGSAVTYGYGAEGKHGANYMQTMAASVASLCAMSVLIQAMVWMGMEMPPAWHLMLFVGCVGMFAVGVGMLYTPLLVDKLQLDYPSGFAVANILRALTDKRLLKASISKLGGGALLGAFGAWLTEKVAFFAAISTSAATLGGGMIVGSRITVPAVVMAVLGAWQLPYLREIGWLGPQDPFRKVGFLIGLAMICGAAVVDLALLAGQALARIRARANVEEGNEPAWKKVNMPRLLAWVVGWGAATLAVGTLVLGQPVVWLLFGLGLALLFVLINGISYGITDQNPISSAFVISIMLMSLMGLTNPLVALMAATILLISTSVGCDMQQDRSTGWRLGTHRNIQFRYQVLGVTMGAVLCVGLARVFMTAYPTLAINQLDNPNVPVGQWGSAMTYKLVGAIRDLGSLSDAKVKAMVYGLVIGFVIQVLRKVVNGHAGYKRYIKSSRAGFALGWTMDSIVLASPYALSFGGFVAFPAAMWFGAGGVIASVWNTVTKKLAPPASGSPAEGEALPEDMSTMSLVGGGLIAGESLFFLIVGLIGLASLLA, translated from the coding sequence ATGGCACATCCTGTCCAGCCGCTCCCCTCCTCGGAGCCCCCTTCGTCCTCGGCATCCGCGTCCCCTGACCAGGTCCAACCGCGCTTCGGCTGGCTGCCCCCCATCGGGTCGTGGAAATACCATGTGCTCCTCAGCGCCGTGGCGCTGCTCATCCTCGGCCCGCTGGGTGGCATCGCCGCCTCGTACATGAACTTCAGCGTGGGCTTCTTCATCGGCGGTCAGGTGCTCGCGGGCATCCTCGGCAGCGCGGTGACGTACGGCTACGGCGCGGAAGGAAAACACGGCGCCAACTACATGCAGACGATGGCCGCCTCGGTGGCCTCGCTGTGCGCCATGTCCGTGCTCATCCAGGCCATGGTGTGGATGGGCATGGAGATGCCGCCCGCGTGGCACCTGATGCTCTTCGTCGGCTGCGTGGGCATGTTCGCCGTCGGCGTGGGCATGCTCTACACGCCGCTGCTCGTCGACAAGCTCCAGCTCGACTACCCGTCCGGCTTCGCGGTGGCCAACATCCTGCGCGCGCTGACGGACAAGCGGCTGCTCAAGGCCTCCATCTCCAAGCTGGGAGGTGGCGCGCTCCTGGGGGCCTTCGGCGCCTGGCTGACGGAGAAGGTCGCGTTCTTCGCCGCCATCAGCACCAGCGCCGCCACGCTCGGCGGCGGCATGATTGTCGGCAGCCGCATCACCGTCCCCGCGGTGGTGATGGCCGTGCTGGGCGCGTGGCAGTTGCCGTACCTGCGTGAAATCGGCTGGCTGGGCCCCCAGGACCCGTTCCGCAAGGTGGGCTTCCTCATCGGCCTCGCCATGATTTGCGGCGCGGCGGTGGTGGACCTCGCGCTGTTGGCGGGACAGGCCCTCGCGCGCATCCGCGCCCGCGCCAACGTCGAGGAGGGCAACGAGCCCGCGTGGAAGAAGGTCAACATGCCCCGGCTCCTGGCCTGGGTGGTGGGCTGGGGCGCGGCGACGCTGGCGGTGGGGACGCTGGTGCTGGGTCAGCCGGTGGTGTGGCTCCTGTTCGGCCTGGGCCTGGCGCTGTTGTTCGTGCTCATCAACGGCATCTCCTACGGCATCACCGACCAGAACCCCATCTCCAGCGCGTTCGTCATCTCCATCATGCTCATGTCGCTGATGGGCCTGACGAACCCGCTCGTCGCGCTGATGGCGGCCACCATCCTGCTCATCTCCACCTCCGTGGGCTGCGACATGCAGCAGGACCGCTCCACCGGCTGGCGCCTGGGCACCCATCGCAACATCCAGTTCCGCTACCAGGTGCTGGGCGTCACCATGGGCGCGGTGCTGTGCGTGGGCCTGGCGCGCGTCTTCATGACGGCCTACCCCACCCTCGCCATCAACCAGCTCGACAACCCCAACGTCCCCGTGGGCCAGTGGGGCTCCGCGATGACGTACAAGCTGGTGGGCGCCATCCGCGACCTGGGCTCGCTGTCCGACGCCAAGGTGAAGGCGATGGTCTACGGCCTGGTCATCGGCTTCGTCATCCAGGTGCTGCGCAAGGTGGTCAACGGACACGCCGGCTACAAGCGCTACATCAAGAGCTCGCGCGCGGGCTTCGCGCTGGGGTGGACCATGGACTCCATCGTCCTGGCCAGCCCCTATGCGCTGTCCTTCGGCGGCTTCGTCGCCTTCCCCGCCGCGATGTGGTTCGGCGCGGGCGGCGTCATCGCCTCCGTGTGGAACACCGTCACGAAGAAGCTGGCCCCGCCCGCGTCGGGCAGCCCCGCCGAGGGTGAGGCGCTCCCCGAGGACATGAGCACCATGTCCCTCGTCGGCGGCGGCCTCATCGCCGGCGAGTCGCTCTTCTTCCTCATCGTCGGGTTGATTGGCCTCGCCTCGCTGCTGGCCTGA
- the thrS gene encoding threonine--tRNA ligase, which yields MLDEHDHRALGQRLDLFHLQEEAPGMVFWHPRGFQLYRLLEEHVRQRMRREGYLEVRSPQIYAQPLWERSGHWENFRENMFLIQDGARYLGVKPVNCPGHIEMVQRMAPSYRDLPLRLGEFGLVHRSEPGGALHGLFRLRQFTQDDGHIFCAPEQVVDEVIHFVRSLKEFYADFGFNDVQVAFSGRPEARAGSDALWDQAEEWLAAAAKQAGLDCKLQPGQGAFYGPKLEFVLKDRLGREWQCGTIQLDLVLPERFDLRYQDASGARVRPVMLHRALLGSLERFIGVLLEHHGGSLPAWLAPEQVVVAPVGQAAMDYAQRFASVLRRAGCRVRVDVRDESLSRKVLDSHQAGVPWLAVVGAREVEAGSVRLRPRQGAQKDASWDEAVAELRAACGLDSDVG from the coding sequence ATGCTCGACGAACACGACCACCGCGCCCTGGGCCAACGCCTGGACCTCTTCCACCTGCAGGAGGAGGCCCCTGGCATGGTCTTCTGGCACCCCCGAGGCTTCCAACTCTACCGCCTGCTGGAGGAACACGTCCGGCAGCGCATGCGGCGCGAGGGCTACCTCGAGGTCCGCTCGCCGCAAATCTACGCCCAGCCGCTGTGGGAGCGCAGCGGCCACTGGGAGAACTTCCGCGAGAACATGTTCCTCATCCAGGACGGCGCTCGCTACCTGGGTGTCAAACCCGTCAACTGCCCCGGCCACATCGAGATGGTGCAGCGCATGGCCCCCAGCTACCGGGACCTGCCGCTGCGACTCGGCGAGTTCGGGCTGGTGCACCGCAGTGAGCCGGGGGGCGCGCTGCACGGCCTGTTCCGCCTGCGGCAGTTCACGCAAGACGACGGGCACATCTTCTGTGCCCCCGAGCAGGTGGTGGACGAAGTCATCCACTTCGTGCGCTCGCTGAAGGAGTTCTACGCGGACTTCGGCTTCAACGACGTCCAGGTCGCCTTCTCCGGCAGGCCCGAGGCTCGCGCGGGCAGCGATGCCCTCTGGGACCAGGCCGAGGAGTGGCTCGCCGCCGCGGCGAAGCAGGCCGGGTTGGACTGCAAGCTCCAGCCGGGCCAGGGGGCTTTCTACGGGCCGAAGCTGGAGTTCGTCCTCAAGGACAGGCTGGGGCGCGAGTGGCAGTGCGGGACGATTCAGCTCGACCTCGTCCTGCCCGAGCGCTTCGACCTGCGCTACCAGGACGCCTCGGGCGCGCGGGTCCGCCCGGTGATGCTTCACCGGGCGCTGCTCGGCAGCCTGGAGCGCTTCATCGGCGTGCTGCTGGAGCACCACGGGGGCTCGCTCCCCGCGTGGCTGGCACCCGAACAGGTCGTCGTGGCCCCCGTGGGCCAGGCAGCGATGGACTACGCGCAGCGCTTCGCCTCCGTGCTCCGGCGCGCGGGCTGCCGCGTCCGCGTGGATGTCCGCGACGAGTCGCTGTCGCGCAAGGTGCTGGACTCGCATCAAGCGGGAGTCCCGTGGCTCGCGGTGGTGGGGGCACGTGAAGTCGAGGCGGGCTCGGTCCGTCTGCGTCCGCGCCAGGGCGCCCAGAAGGACGCGTCGTGGGACGAAGCCGTCGCGGAGCTGCGAGCCGCATGCGGGCTCGACTCCGACGTGGGATGA
- a CDS encoding CBS domain-containing protein, whose protein sequence is MRIFELMTKNVETIEADESLRVAALRMRTCNIGALPVTEGGQLVGMLTDRDITVRSTALGQHPEHTRVREVMTTAVITCHPDATLGVAEQLMEDKMVRRLLIVDEARNLMGILSLDDLATVPAEVLRAGSVLEHLRHA, encoded by the coding sequence ATGCGGATTTTCGAGCTGATGACCAAGAACGTGGAGACCATTGAAGCCGACGAGTCGCTTCGCGTCGCGGCCCTCAGGATGCGCACGTGCAACATCGGCGCGCTTCCCGTTACCGAGGGCGGGCAGCTCGTGGGCATGTTGACGGACCGGGACATCACCGTCCGCTCGACGGCCCTGGGGCAGCATCCGGAGCACACGCGCGTCCGCGAGGTCATGACGACCGCGGTCATCACCTGTCATCCCGACGCGACGCTGGGTGTCGCCGAGCAGCTCATGGAGGACAAGATGGTGCGCCGGCTGCTCATCGTGGACGAGGCGCGCAACCTGATGGGCATCCTGAGCCTGGATGACCTGGCCACCGTCCCCGCCGAAGTCCTGCGCGCGGGCTCCGTGCTGGAGCACCTGCGCCACGCCTAG
- the msrB gene encoding peptide-methionine (R)-S-oxide reductase MsrB, producing MVDKLTLSDAQWRERLTPEEYNVLRKHGTERPGSGCFLGTKTPGTYVCAGCGNPLFKSGTKFESGTGWPSFTQTVGPDSVAEIDDRTYGMVRTEVRCARCDGHLGHVFPDGPPPTGLRYCMNSVAMKHVPEGQPLELVRA from the coding sequence ATGGTCGACAAGCTCACCCTCAGCGATGCGCAGTGGCGCGAGCGGCTGACGCCCGAGGAGTACAACGTCCTGCGCAAGCACGGCACCGAGCGCCCCGGCTCGGGCTGCTTCCTGGGCACCAAGACACCCGGCACCTATGTGTGCGCCGGGTGTGGCAACCCGCTGTTCAAGTCGGGGACCAAGTTCGAGTCCGGCACCGGCTGGCCGTCCTTCACCCAGACGGTGGGCCCGGACTCGGTGGCGGAAATCGACGACCGCACGTACGGCATGGTGCGCACCGAGGTGCGCTGCGCCCGCTGCGACGGCCACCTGGGACACGTGTTCCCGGATGGACCGCCGCCCACGGGGCTGCGCTACTGCATGAACTCGGTGGCGATGAAGCACGTGCCGGAAGGCCAGCCGCTGGAGCTGGTCCGGGCGTAG